The Caloenas nicobarica isolate bCalNic1 chromosome Z, bCalNic1.hap1, whole genome shotgun sequence genome has a segment encoding these proteins:
- the RPS6 gene encoding small ribosomal subunit protein eS6, producing the protein MKLNISFPATGCQKLIEVDDERKLRTFYEKRMATEVAADSLGEEWKGYVVRISGGNDKQGFPMKQGVLTHGRVRLLLSKGHSCYRPRRTGERKRKSVRGCIVDANLSVLNLVIVKKGEKDIPGLTDTTVPRRLGPKRASKIRKLFNLSKEDDVRQYVVRKPLNKEGKKPRTKAPKIQRLVTPRVLQHKRRRIALKKQRTQKNKEEAAEYAKLLAKRMKEAKEKRQEQIAKRRRLSSLRASTSKSESSQK; encoded by the exons ATGAAG cTGAACATCTCTTTCCCAGCCACTGGCTGCCAGAAACTCATTGAAGTGGATGATGAGCGCAAGCTGAGAACATTCTATGAAAAACGGATGGCCACGGAGGTCGCAGCTGATTCTCTTGGCGAGGAGTGGAAG GGCTATGTTGTCCGGATCAGTGGTGGCAATGACAAACAAGGCTTCCCCATGAAGCAAGGTGTCCTCACGCATGGACGTGTCCGCCTTCTGCTCAGCAAGGGCCACTCCTGCTATCGCCCCAGAAGAACTGGAGAGAGGAAACGCAAATCTGTTCGTGGTTGCATTGTTGATGCCAACTTGAGTGTTCTGAACTTGGTCATCGTGAAAAAGG GTGAAAAGGATATTCCTGGGCTGACAGACACCACTGTGCCCCGTCGTCTTGGTCCCAAGAGGGCTAGCAAAATCCGCAAGCTGTTCAACCTGTCTAAGGAGGATGATGTTCGCCAGTATGTTGTGAGGAAGCCTCTGAACAAAGAGG gcaagAAACCCAGAACCAAGGCTCCTAAGATCCAGCGACTAGTGACTCCCCGAGTTCTGCAACATAAGCGCAGACGTATTGCTCTGAAGAAGCAGCGCACTCAAAAGAACaaggaggaagcagcagaatATGCGAAGCTCTTGGCCAAGAGAATGAAG gaAGCCAAGGAGAAACGCCAGGAGCAGATTGCGAAGAGACGCCGGCTTTCTTCATTGAGAGCTTCTACATCTAAGTCTGAGTCAAGTCAGAAGTAA